From the genome of Nocardia sp. NBC_01503, one region includes:
- a CDS encoding TetR/AcrR family transcriptional regulator → MARRRGWGGTPPDSDDEAARRIVAAAVELIGRTGREISIADVAESLGVIRQTVYRYFPSADALMRASAIAAVAGFLDRLAAQVSGMPDPVEAMTEAIVFTLAEVPRTPHLGIMLTPANSAADPDGITSEEAQDFGMTMIKRFDVDWRGYGYDDDALRELVEYLLRIMQSFFVSPGHPPRTDEELRRYLRRWMGSAIMAQATVTTWR, encoded by the coding sequence GTGGCACGCAGGCGGGGATGGGGCGGAACTCCGCCGGACAGTGACGACGAGGCGGCACGCCGCATCGTCGCCGCCGCGGTCGAATTGATCGGCCGCACCGGCCGGGAGATCAGCATCGCCGACGTGGCCGAATCACTCGGTGTCATCCGCCAGACCGTGTACCGCTACTTCCCGAGCGCGGACGCCCTCATGCGCGCGTCGGCCATCGCCGCCGTCGCCGGTTTCCTGGATCGGCTCGCCGCGCAGGTCAGCGGTATGCCCGATCCGGTCGAGGCGATGACCGAGGCCATTGTCTTCACCCTCGCCGAGGTCCCGCGCACCCCGCACCTGGGCATCATGCTGACCCCCGCCAACTCCGCGGCCGATCCGGACGGCATCACCTCCGAAGAGGCGCAGGACTTCGGCATGACCATGATCAAACGCTTCGATGTCGACTGGCGCGGTTACGGTTACGACGACGATGCCCTGCGCGAACTCGTCGAATACCTGCTCCGCATCATGCAATCGTTCTTCGTCTCACCCGGCCACCCGCCGCGCACCGATGAAGAGCTGCGTCGCTACCTCCGGCGCTGGATGGGATCGGCGATCATGGCTCAGGCGACCGTCACCACCTGGCGGTGA
- a CDS encoding GntR family transcriptional regulator yields the protein MSLEHFTQMEKVSLRDKVSRALRAAIIAGEMEPGVVYSAPTLGARFGVSATPVREAMLDLARENLISIVPNKGFRVTEVAEKDLDDITRIRLLLEPPIVREVTPLIPAADLPRLRELAAKIVEGAERGDLVEYTAADQIFHLALLGYADNPRLTGLVADLRDHTRLFGLASLAKKGELVGVAREHFTIVDLIESGDQDAVEAFLRNHISQARGRWAKPED from the coding sequence GTGAGCCTCGAGCACTTCACCCAGATGGAGAAGGTCAGCCTCCGCGACAAGGTTTCGCGGGCCCTGCGCGCGGCCATTATCGCCGGTGAGATGGAGCCGGGCGTGGTGTACTCCGCGCCAACGCTCGGCGCGCGGTTCGGGGTCTCGGCGACACCGGTGCGCGAGGCCATGCTCGATCTGGCGCGCGAGAATCTCATTTCCATCGTGCCCAACAAGGGATTTCGTGTCACCGAGGTCGCCGAGAAGGACCTCGATGACATCACCCGGATTCGACTGCTGCTCGAACCGCCGATCGTTCGCGAGGTCACGCCGCTGATTCCGGCCGCGGATCTGCCGCGGCTGCGCGAACTCGCGGCCAAGATCGTCGAAGGGGCCGAGCGCGGCGATCTGGTCGAGTACACCGCCGCCGACCAGATCTTCCACCTGGCGCTGCTCGGCTATGCCGACAATCCTCGGCTGACCGGTCTGGTCGCGGATCTGCGCGACCACACCCGCCTGTTCGGCCTGGCCTCACTCGCCAAGAAGGGCGAGCTGGTCGGCGTCGCCCGCGAGCATTTCACCATCGTCGACCTCATCGAATCCGGTGATCAGGATGCGGTGGAAGCCTTCCTGCGCAACCACATCAGCCAGGCGCGCGGGCGCTGGGCCAAGCCCGAGGATTAA
- a CDS encoding glycosyltransferase 87 family protein — protein sequence MLRVGLREFERSGATVSVLGVGAVLAVVLVLTTVNPWMSESGGILAGGLDAHVYRDGAERVLQGRPLYTEPTFFGLLYTYTPFSALVFLPIAAIPWSWITYASLLLNVFVLFGCVLLCWRALGYRVTPRLAGVSALLTLTCLFLEPVRTTMFYGQINLVLMLLVLWDFSRADDSRIRGIGVGVAAGIKLVPGYFVVQYLALRQWRSAAVAALTFLGTIALAWVILPEDSHRYWFSTFFQSDRIAPDTNPANQSIRGVLAHLSHGAAPLWLWLVVTIAVTFVSLVVTVALDHRGERLLAATLAGMTACAVSPFAWGHHWVWFVPLMVHLVDRAQSNPRWWGAAALLFVGTGAWAYHWGENYVSVGIFLLPKPWHSEPILENSHVLMYLAALAYGVFIAKGRTRWRDWRSIMS from the coding sequence GTGTTGAGAGTGGGGTTGCGGGAGTTCGAGCGTTCGGGTGCGACGGTTTCGGTGCTGGGTGTGGGTGCGGTGCTCGCGGTGGTCCTGGTGTTGACCACGGTGAATCCGTGGATGAGCGAGTCGGGCGGGATTCTGGCCGGGGGGTTGGACGCGCACGTTTATCGGGATGGCGCGGAGCGGGTGTTGCAGGGGCGGCCGCTGTATACCGAGCCGACGTTCTTCGGGCTCCTGTACACGTACACGCCGTTTTCGGCGCTGGTGTTCCTGCCGATCGCGGCGATTCCGTGGAGCTGGATCACTTATGCGTCACTGCTGTTGAATGTGTTCGTGCTGTTCGGGTGTGTGCTGTTGTGTTGGCGCGCACTCGGTTATCGGGTGACCCCGAGGTTGGCGGGGGTCAGTGCGCTGCTCACGCTGACCTGCCTGTTTCTGGAGCCGGTGCGCACCACGATGTTCTACGGGCAGATCAACCTGGTGCTCATGCTGCTGGTGCTGTGGGATTTCTCGCGGGCCGACGACAGTCGGATACGCGGGATCGGCGTGGGGGTGGCCGCGGGTATCAAGCTTGTTCCGGGCTACTTCGTGGTGCAGTATCTCGCGCTGCGCCAATGGCGTTCGGCGGCCGTCGCGGCGCTGACCTTCCTGGGGACCATTGCCCTGGCCTGGGTGATCCTGCCCGAAGATTCCCATCGGTACTGGTTCTCGACGTTCTTCCAATCCGATCGCATCGCGCCCGATACCAATCCGGCGAATCAATCGATTCGCGGGGTGCTCGCTCATCTGAGTCATGGGGCCGCACCGCTCTGGTTGTGGCTGGTGGTCACCATCGCCGTCACTTTTGTGAGCCTCGTGGTGACCGTCGCGCTGGACCATCGAGGTGAACGACTGTTGGCCGCCACCCTCGCGGGTATGACGGCCTGCGCGGTATCGCCCTTCGCCTGGGGTCATCACTGGGTCTGGTTCGTCCCCTTGATGGTTCACCTCGTCGATCGCGCTCAATCTAATCCGCGCTGGTGGGGAGCTGCCGCCCTGCTCTTCGTCGGTACCGGCGCCTGGGCCTACCACTGGGGTGAGAATTACGTCTCCGTAGGCATTTTCCTGCTGCCCAAGCCCTGGCACAGCGAGCCCATCCTGGAGAACTCCCACGTCCTGATGTATCTCGCCGCCCTGGCGTACGGAGTGTTCATCGCCAAAGGCCGGACGCGCTGGCGGGACTGGCGATCGATCATGTCCTGA
- a CDS encoding alpha/beta hydrolase — protein MNTDARIRNQRWLRRAGTVAAAAVLLASAGAEVAIAAPVHGPVLRSPAGGYQELWVPSSMGPIKVQVQWAARGGSSALYLLDGLRAPGDHSQWTSDTDALRQFVGDNVTLVFPVGGHSSFYTDWYRPSSSNHQATTYRWETFLTKELPDYLAGFGVSRTNNAIVGASMGGNAALTLAAHHRDQFRFAGSFSGFVHPTFPMWNEAMRAAMIDEGNFDVDDMWGPASDPAWNRNDATNQAELLRGLPMYISTGNAVPGLADLRFGVGNTVNAMGLEAMTMVANQMLRDRLVALGIPARIDFVNGTHTWPYWQQALAIARPMILDALGAH, from the coding sequence GTGAATACTGACGCGCGAATTCGAAATCAGCGGTGGTTGCGCAGGGCGGGAACTGTTGCCGCGGCGGCGGTCCTGCTGGCCTCGGCGGGGGCAGAGGTCGCGATCGCCGCACCGGTGCACGGGCCGGTATTGCGTTCTCCGGCAGGCGGTTACCAGGAGCTTTGGGTGCCGTCGAGTATGGGGCCGATCAAGGTTCAGGTGCAGTGGGCCGCGCGTGGTGGCAGCTCCGCGCTGTATCTGCTGGATGGCTTGCGGGCACCGGGGGATCACAGTCAGTGGACCAGCGATACCGACGCGCTGCGCCAATTCGTCGGCGACAATGTGACTTTGGTGTTCCCGGTGGGTGGGCACTCCAGCTTCTATACCGATTGGTATCGGCCCAGCAGCAGCAATCATCAGGCGACGACGTACCGGTGGGAGACGTTCCTGACCAAGGAACTCCCCGACTATCTGGCCGGATTCGGTGTCTCGCGCACGAATAACGCGATTGTCGGCGCGTCCATGGGCGGGAACGCGGCGCTCACACTGGCCGCGCATCATCGTGATCAATTCCGGTTCGCCGGGTCGTTCTCCGGCTTTGTGCACCCCACCTTCCCGATGTGGAACGAGGCCATGCGCGCCGCCATGATCGATGAGGGCAACTTCGATGTCGACGATATGTGGGGTCCGGCCTCGGATCCCGCGTGGAATCGCAATGACGCGACCAACCAGGCCGAACTGCTGCGCGGCCTGCCGATGTACATCTCGACCGGCAATGCGGTGCCCGGACTGGCGGATCTGCGGTTCGGGGTCGGCAATACCGTGAACGCCATGGGGCTGGAGGCGATGACCATGGTCGCCAATCAGATGCTCCGGGATCGACTGGTGGCGTTGGGAATTCCCGCGCGAATCGATTTCGTGAACGGCACGCACACCTGGCCGTACTGGCAGCAGGCGCTCGCCATCGCGCGGCCGATGATTCTGGATGCCCTCGGGGCGCATTGA
- a CDS encoding pyridoxamine 5'-phosphate oxidase family protein, which yields MLPDPIDAKDLNIYGDDKLSWSRARKSAEAGIGLPETPAFLSTADSDGRPHTTGIGAVEYDGFLYFTSGPGTLKSRNLIGNPACTLAYRFAEADLIFDGHAHRTTDIAELDAVTAVYRAGGWPAERAGDTVNAPYSAQSAGPGPWYLYRFTIHTAVGVALTDPHGATRWRFA from the coding sequence ATGCTGCCAGACCCGATCGATGCCAAGGATCTGAATATCTACGGGGACGACAAGCTGTCCTGGAGCCGGGCGCGCAAATCGGCGGAGGCGGGGATCGGTCTGCCCGAGACTCCGGCATTCCTGTCCACCGCCGACTCGGACGGGCGGCCGCACACCACGGGGATCGGGGCCGTCGAGTACGACGGGTTCCTGTACTTCACCAGCGGGCCCGGAACTCTCAAGTCGCGCAACCTGATCGGTAATCCGGCGTGCACGCTGGCCTATCGGTTCGCGGAGGCCGATCTGATCTTCGACGGGCATGCGCATCGAACCACCGATATCGCCGAGCTCGATGCGGTGACCGCCGTCTATCGCGCCGGTGGTTGGCCCGCTGAGCGTGCGGGGGATACGGTCAACGCGCCCTACAGCGCGCAGAGCGCCGGCCCGGGACCCTGGTACCTCTACCGCTTCACGATTCACACCGCGGTCGGGGTCGCGCTCACCGATCCGCACGGTGCGACGCGCTGGCGGTTCGCTTAA
- a CDS encoding metal-dependent hydrolase has product MTDLIVRKMNFAFEDYDVPFLWNEENPAFSSMANAVSFLAIGFEKMIVKMIMQVKPQITDAEVAEEADAFMRQEGQHSSAHRQHVRGLIRNYPGLQETLDEVIGEFDRLTAETPLKYRLAYTADLEATFTSVFKLMLDNEAALFRPGDDRVASLFIWHFVEEVEHRSSALIIFDSVVGSDLYRMRVAASIFQHVLKVVRIACAGFNKHVPLEERQVDALAMFANYRRKQHLRRWLPGLSPQNSGPMLRAFDDLPLGEQLIALKGIIRSQLPKHNPAHETLPALADVWFRRYEAGYDVTRWYTADSIGSEANS; this is encoded by the coding sequence ATGACGGATCTGATTGTGCGGAAGATGAATTTCGCCTTCGAGGACTACGACGTGCCCTTCCTCTGGAACGAGGAGAATCCGGCCTTCTCGTCGATGGCCAATGCCGTGTCCTTCCTGGCCATCGGCTTCGAGAAGATGATCGTGAAGATGATCATGCAGGTGAAGCCGCAGATCACCGACGCCGAAGTCGCCGAGGAGGCGGACGCGTTCATGCGACAGGAGGGGCAGCATTCATCCGCGCATCGCCAGCATGTGCGCGGGCTGATCCGGAACTATCCGGGATTGCAGGAGACACTCGACGAGGTGATCGGTGAATTCGACCGGCTCACCGCCGAGACGCCGCTGAAGTATCGGCTCGCCTACACCGCGGATCTCGAGGCGACCTTCACCTCGGTCTTCAAACTCATGCTCGACAACGAGGCCGCGCTCTTCCGGCCCGGCGATGATCGCGTTGCCTCACTGTTCATCTGGCACTTCGTCGAGGAGGTCGAGCATCGCAGTTCGGCGCTGATCATCTTCGACTCCGTCGTGGGCAGTGACCTCTACCGGATGCGCGTCGCGGCGTCGATCTTCCAGCACGTGCTGAAGGTGGTCAGAATCGCCTGCGCGGGCTTCAATAAGCATGTGCCACTGGAGGAACGGCAGGTCGACGCGCTCGCCATGTTCGCGAACTACCGCCGTAAGCAGCATCTGCGGCGGTGGCTGCCGGGACTGAGTCCGCAGAACAGCGGGCCGATGCTGCGCGCCTTCGACGATCTGCCGCTCGGCGAACAGCTGATCGCATTGAAGGGGATAATCCGCAGCCAGCTGCCCAAGCACAATCCGGCCCACGAGACGCTGCCCGCACTCGCCGATGTGTGGTTCCGGCGCTACGAGGCCGGATATGACGTAACACGCTGGTACACAGCGGATTCCATCGGCTCGGAGGCCAATTCGTGA